From Myotis daubentonii chromosome 7, mMyoDau2.1, whole genome shotgun sequence, a single genomic window includes:
- the HSPD1 gene encoding 60 kDa heat shock protein, mitochondrial, with protein MLRLHTVLRQVRPVSRALAPHLTRAYAKDVKFGAEARALMLQGVDLLADAVAVTMGPKGRTVIIEQSWGSPKVTKDGVTVAKSIDLKDKYKNIGARLVQDVANNTNEEAGDGTTTATVLARSIAKEGFEKISKGANPVEIRRGVMLAVDAVISELKKQSKPVTTPEEIAQVATISANGDKEIGNIISDAMKKVGRKGVITVKDGKTLNDELEIIEGMKFDRGYISPYFINTAKGQKCEFQDAYVLLSEKKISSVQSIVPALEIANAHRKPLVIIAEDVDGEALSTLVLNRLKVGLQVVAVKAPGFGDNRKNQLKDMAIATGGAVFGEEGLTLNLEDVQPHDLGKVGEVIVTKDDAMLLKGKGDKAQIEKRIQEIIEQLDTTTSEYEKEKLNERLAKLSDGVAVLKVGGTSDVEVNEKKDRVTDALNATRAAVEEGIVLGGGCALLRCIPALDSLTPTNEDQKIGIEIIKKALKIPAMTIAKNAGVEGSLIVEKILQGSSEIGYDAMLGEFVNMVEKGIIDPTKVVRTALLDAAGVASLLTTAEVVVTELPKEEKDPGMGGMGGMGGGMGGGMF; from the exons ATGCTTCGATTGCACACAGTCCTTCGCCAGGTGAGGCCCGTGTCCAGGGCGCTGGCTCCTCATCTCACTCGGGCTTATGCCAAAGATGTAAAATTCGGTGCCGAGGCTCGAGCCTTAATGCTTCAAGGTGTCGACCTTTTAGCCGATGCTGTAGCCGTTACTATGGGGCCAAAG GGAAGAACAGTGATTATTGAACAGAGCTGGGGAAGTCCCAAAGTAACAAAAGATGGTGTGACCGTTGCAAAGTCCATCGACTTGAAagataagtataaaaatattgGCGCTAGACTTGTTCAAGATGTTGCCAATAATACAAATGAAGAGGCTGGGGATGGCACCACCACGGCTACTGTGCTGGCACGCTCCATTGCCAAGGAAGGCTTCGAGAAGATCAGCAAAGGTGCTAATCCAGTGGAAATCAGGAGAG GTGTGATGTTAGCTGTTGATGCTGTGATTTCTGAACTTAAGAAGCAATCTAAACCTGTGACAACCCCTGAAGAAATAgctcag GTTGCTACAATTTCTGcaaatggagacaaagaaattGGCAACATAATTTCTGATGCAATGAAGAAGGTTGGAAGGAAAGGCGTCATCACTGTAAAG GATGGAAAAACCCTGAATGATGAATTAGAAATTATTGAAGGCATGAAGTTTGATCGAGGTTATATTTCTCCATACTTTATTAATACAGCAAAAG GTCAGAAATGTGAATTCCAAGATGCATACGTTCTGTTGAGTGAAAAGAAAATTTCTAGTGTTCAGTCCATCGTACCTGCTCTTGAAATTGCCAATGCTCACCGCAAGCCCCTGGTCATAATTGCTGAAGATGTTGATGGAGAAGCTCTCAGTACACTCGTTTTGAATAG GCTAAAAGTTGGTCTTCAGGTTGTAGCAGTCAAAGCTCCAGGTTTTGGAGACAATAGGAAGAACCAGCTTAAAGACATGGCTATTGCTACTGGAGGTGCC GTGTTTGGAGAAGAAGGTTTGACTCTCAACCTAGAAGATGTTCAGCCTCATGACTTAGGAAAAGTTGGAGAGGTCATTGTGACCAAAGATGATGCCATGCTCTTGAAAGGAAAAGGTGACAAGGCTCAGATTGAAAAACGTATTCAAGAAATCATCGAGCAGTTAGATACCACAACTAGtgaatatgaaaaggaaaaactaaatgaACGCCTGGCCAAACTCTCAGATGGGGTAGCTGTGCTGAag GTCGGTGGGACAAGTGATGTGGAAGTGAATGAAAAGAAAGACAGAGTCACAGATGCCCTCAATGCCACCCGAGCTGCTGTGGAGGAAGGCATTGTTCTGGGAGGGGGCTGTGCCCTGCTTCGGTGCATTCCGGCCTTGGACTCTTTAACTCCAACTAATGAAGATCAAAAAATTG gtATAGAAATTATTAAGAAAGCACTAAAAATTCCTGCAATGACCATTGCTAAGAATGCAGGTGTTGAGGGATCGTTGATAGTTGAGAAAATTTTGCAAGGTTCCTCAGAAATTGGTTATGACGCCATGCTTGGAGAATTTGTGAATATGGTGGAAAAAGGAATCATTGATCCAACTAAG GTTGTAAGAACTGCTTTACTGGATGCTGCTGGCGTGGCCTCTCTGTTAACAACAGCAGAAGTTGTGGTCACAGAACTTCCCAAAGAGGAGAAGGACCCTGGGATGGGTGGGATGGGCGGCatgggaggagggatgggaggcGGCATGTTCTAG
- the HSPE1 gene encoding 10 kDa heat shock protein, mitochondrial, whose amino-acid sequence MAGQAFRKFLPLFDRVLVERSAAETVTKGGIMLPEKAQGKVLQATVVAVGSGSKGKGGEVQPVSVKVGDKVLLPEYGGTKVVIDDKDYFLFRDGDILGKYVD is encoded by the exons ATG GCAGGACAGGCCTTTCGGAAGTTCCTCCCCCTCTTCGACCGCGTGCTGGTGGAGAGGAGCGCCGCGGAGACCGTCACCAAGGGGGGCATCATGCTGCCGGAGAAGGCCCAGGGCAAGGTGCTGCAGGCCACCGTCGTCGCCGTGGGGTCCGGCTCCAAGGGAAAG GGTGGAGAGGTTCAACCTGTTAGCGTGAAAGTTGGAGATAAAGTTCTTCTTCCAGAATATGGAGGCACCAAAGTAGTTATAGACGACAAG GACTATTTCTTATTTAGAGATGGTGACATTCTTGGAAAGTATGTAGACTGA